In Brassica oleracea var. oleracea cultivar TO1000 unplaced genomic scaffold, BOL UnpScaffold01306, whole genome shotgun sequence, the genomic window aaactccATTACATGGAGTTGATGAATTGAATGACAGAAGAGACTATATATACGGCTGATCAACTCATGGAGTATGATCAACGCATTGCAGAATTcttcaaatacaaattttgttcaaacattttttataagatTATCTAAAAGTAAATctatttaaatgcaaaaatatctaaagcacttatatattagttttaaaagttgatgaaacaattatttatttatttcaattttataatcaGAACTTCAAATCATGTCTTAGTCTTACTCTATACAAACTCCATTACGTGATTTAATCTTTGCCTAGGTAAGTATTTATCGATTTCAAAAACACACCATTTCATTGCCTAGGTAAGTATTACTCGATTtcaaaaacacacaattttAGCAAGCATTTTCTTTCTAAGATCATGATCTACGAAAACTTGTTGGTTTCTTTTGTTATTGAGTGCATGAGCTCTCTTAGcacatattatatacatattttttttttttgtaacagtcAAATCAAACACACCACTTCAGTTTGTCTAACTGTGAAACAAGGTGACAAGACAGAGTGGTGAATTGCTAATGGAGGAACAAGTTCAAGAATGGGATAAGATgacagaagaagagaagagtcCATGTTATGCCAAGGCTGAGAAGATAATGATCAAGTATGATTAGGACATTGCAGAGTATTTTTCAAAGCCTAGTTTGGGTTAATTTCTAAAATACGCTAATAATAATACGTAATACCCTTGTGCaacacatattatataataataatattttaaaatgttggTGACTTTGAGTCTTTGACCTTTCTgtctagtatttttttttttaacttaaccttcaaatttttttttggaacaagtTATAATTATGATCTAGACAAATCAAAAGGGAATACTTGGACAAGGAAAAAATTGTCTTaatatctcaaaaataaaagtacatatggagaaaaaattaagaatctCCGCGTAAGAAATATAATGGAAAATATATTGAGTCAAATAAGATAAACATAAGAATATTTCTGTAAATAaaggttttgataaaaaaaataggataaaaagtaatgataaaaaaagttaaattccTTTTTCCTAAGGAACATTATAAAAAGATTATTAATCGCGGATCGGATCGGTAGGTCAAACAAGaacttatagagtttttttaCACTCAGGATCACTTCTTTCTTATACATATAATTAGGCGGCAGCCTAATAGTTTCGGCCTTGGTGATTGTCGGAATCCTAATATGCCAAGTAATAGATTTAGGGTGCGTCTTCTCGATGTGCTATCTTGTAACTAAATTCATTCACTGGACAGCTGTTTGTTTGCTTTCTCTATAAGACTATAACTATCTACGGTcgttttgtctctttttttttaaattacaagtTACCCGGTCTGAGACTCGAAGACTTGTTTGCCTTGTTGTTTGAAATCCCTCCAAAGGGATCCACTTATTTCGAGGATTGCCTCATAGAATTGAGGGTATGTGTTTTGATCAAAGTTCtaattctttcttcttcttcttcttgtatcACGTCTTTACTACCATATGATAATTTTAATGAACCTGAAACTTTTCACAAGTCATGGCTTTTATTATTAAGATACCTCAAAAAAGATTTGGCTACTTTAGTTTGTAAGCAGCAACAAGGGCTAATTTTTCTAATCTGCTATTTGTTGAGTTTTGTTGCTTGAATGCAGGATCAGAACACATCAGCAgattttatttcgttttatgAAGAACTGTTGCCGTATGCTCAAACTCGGCAGTTAATTAAGCTGCATATAGAATTGATCTTCTCAAAACTTGTCTCTGAATTACAAATGGAAGCAAGATTCTCTCTTGATTCCATCCTCAGGTTTGCTACTTTTTTTCTAGCTCATTCTTTGATGATCAGACCATCTGGATCCTTGTTTGGTTCATGCTTATCAGTGTCACTTCATTGTATTTAACCACACAACTTTGGAATCACATTCtatcatttttctttatttctctctttcCCACAGGTTGATCGCTGCTTTATCGGAAGATCTCAAGGAGGATTTTGTTCCGTGAGTATTTTCTCAAAACTATTTATCCTTTTCAACTGCGATTATTCTTCTATGGTTTTTGAAAGTGCTTAGGCCACAATCGGTGCTGCTGCACCCCTTGTAACATTGTGCCCAGCATTCTGTGAAATCTCATTTTACTCATAATGCATTGACTTGAGATTTTGTTTCTATTATCGGAATCTCTATCGTCGTCTTTTACCTTATGTTGTATCTTACCTTATGTTGTATCTCTTTCATTCCTAGGAAAGAGAATGGGCTTTCTGACAATCTGTCTAAGGCATGTCTCTACCATGCTCTTATAACTTGGGCCTAAGACAACTTGGGCCAGAGGCCATGTCTATGTTTCcaaccatttttttattttatatgttttttctcGTCTAGCTTCCTTCCACGGGTTGTCAATTCGCTGTTAATCCTCCTGAATAATGGTGGTCTGAAAGATGCAGAGATTATTGAGCAGGTTTTTAAgctcttttatttttaacaacatATTTTCACACTCAggacattgtttttttttaaacaaaaaatagtattgaGTATCGGCCCTTTTATTTCATGCAGATATTCACATCCTGGTCTACAACAATAGAAAACCTAAGGTTTTGTTTCGCACGCGACGTCCAAGGTGCTCTCAGGTAAATACACAACTCCAGTCTAGCCAGGCAATGTATGTTTTTACTGCGGTGTGGATCAATTCATGAATATATAGGTCACTCTGGTCTCAGTTGAGGATTCTTGTGGTTAAAATGTTGATGTTTTCTGTTACTTGCAGCCTGACTTGGCCCAGTAAAAATGTTGATCagtttcttattttcttgttaTATGGATGAATGGTTCTTGTTAATCACAGTTTATtcattttgcatttttattgtaatgttttaattttcgCCTTTGGTTAGGAATACATCGGAGATGAGGTACTACCCCAGTAACAttatcaatgaaaaaatatcagAATCGATGTCATGTGTGTTGGTACTAGCTCGGCCCAGTCAGCTTGAAAAAGGTGATGAATTGCTTTGTCATTTGTTATGTTCAATACTTCAATCTATTTGTGGGGGACAGTGCAGTTGAATCTTTATCTCGCGAACATTTTACAGGGATCAAGATGATCCTTTCTGAAGTTGCAGAGCAACCGGAGAGAGCTGCTAGAGCTTGTTTCCTCCATTATGATATGATTGTGAGGCTGCAGTAATCTTAAAACACAGAGCTGgtctttggtttttatttggGGTGTTGTTTAATGTCAGTTCTATAAGTTCTTTTTTtcaattatcttttattatttgaaatgttatattatttttaagaacttaCTTGTGAGGATTCTTATATCTCTGCAGCATaagacttttgtttttaataagccTCTGCCCTAAGGCTATTAAAATTGATCAGCAATATTTGATTAGAAACTTAATTCCGTAACACTTGACAAGCTTTCTTAAATCATACTTTTTTCTCACTAAATTTCTTTCAAGGTAACAATTATACAGTAATACTCTATCCGATTCacaaagataatttttattttatttttcacacatactaaaaaaacacattaaaccattATAATAAACTAGATTCTTTTtctgcgctacgcgcggattacatggttcaaatttgttaatttacaaaaattttcagtatatttacaatattactaattgtttatataacattttaaaac contains:
- the LOC106321204 gene encoding uncharacterized protein LOC106321204; translation: MEEQVQEWDKMTEEEKSPCYAKAEKIMIKRQPNSFGLGDCRNPNMPSNRFRLPGLRLEDLFALLFEIPPKGSTYFEDCLIELRDQNTSADFISFYEELLPYAQTRQLIKLHIELIFSKLVSELQMEARFSLDSILRLIAALSEDLKEDFVPKENGLSDNLFLPRVVNSLLILLNNGGLKDAEIIEQIFTSWSTTIENLRFCFARDVQGALRNTSEMRYYPSNIINEKISESMSCVLVLARPSQLEKGIKMILSEVAEQPERAARACFLHYDMIVRLQ